A genomic region of Micromonospora sp. NBRC 110009 contains the following coding sequences:
- a CDS encoding GGDEF domain-containing protein, protein MPDPMTVASGISAVGALLSAWQLRRRALRAETEIELLQAELEAERHAASHDPLTGLPNRRAFFRLAATLLTDTAGQPLVAIVLDLDGFKQVNDRYGHAAGDQVLICVAQRLAAFAGDNLVARLGGDEFAGLLAGPTVDRRWIEHATRRLCEALAAPIPLGTRTVQVTASVGLAPVHGPTQLTEALCRADAAMYQAKSVGAARAARQLVAEY, encoded by the coding sequence GTGCCGGATCCGATGACCGTCGCCTCCGGCATCTCCGCCGTCGGTGCCCTGCTCTCCGCCTGGCAGCTGCGCCGCCGCGCGCTGCGCGCCGAGACGGAGATCGAGCTGCTCCAGGCCGAGCTGGAGGCCGAGCGGCACGCCGCCAGTCACGACCCGCTCACCGGGCTGCCCAACCGCCGCGCCTTCTTCCGGCTGGCCGCCACGCTGCTGACCGACACCGCCGGCCAGCCCCTGGTCGCGATCGTGCTCGACCTGGACGGCTTCAAGCAGGTCAACGACCGCTACGGGCACGCCGCCGGCGACCAGGTGCTGATCTGCGTGGCCCAGCGGCTGGCCGCGTTCGCCGGGGACAACCTCGTCGCCCGGCTCGGCGGTGACGAGTTCGCCGGGCTGCTGGCCGGCCCGACGGTGGACCGGCGCTGGATCGAGCACGCCACCCGCCGGCTCTGCGAGGCGCTCGCCGCCCCGATCCCGCTCGGCACCCGGACGGTCCAGGTGACCGCCTCCGTGGGGCTCGCCCCGGTGCACGGGCCCACCCAGTTGACCGAGGCGCTCTGCCGGGCCGACGCCGCGATGTACCAGGCGAAGAGCGTCGGCGCGGCCCGGGCGGCCCGACAGCTCGTGGCCGAATACTGA
- a CDS encoding DedA family protein encodes MIGNAQLLVGPRVSAPRAAEPAGDGPVGWVTGLVERLGGPGAGLAVALENLFPPIPSEVILPLAGFTASQGRMSLVGAIGWTTLGSVLGAVVLYYVGAALGRDRMRAIVAKLPLVKVEDVDRTEAWFLRHGVKAVFFGRMIPIFRSFISIPAGVERMPVPIFLLYTTLGSLIWNTAFVLAGYLLGENWHLVESYVGTLQNVVIVACVGAVGWFVVGRVRRSRRSASAVEPRRGTLYRGGWYLPEDDR; translated from the coding sequence ATGATCGGAAACGCGCAGCTCCTGGTCGGCCCCCGCGTCAGTGCTCCGCGGGCCGCGGAGCCGGCCGGCGACGGACCCGTCGGCTGGGTCACCGGCCTCGTCGAACGGCTCGGCGGCCCCGGCGCCGGCCTCGCGGTGGCCCTGGAGAACCTCTTCCCGCCCATCCCCAGCGAGGTGATCCTGCCGCTGGCCGGCTTCACCGCCAGCCAGGGCCGGATGAGCCTGGTGGGCGCCATCGGCTGGACCACCCTCGGCTCAGTGCTGGGGGCGGTCGTCCTCTACTACGTCGGGGCCGCGCTCGGCCGGGACCGGATGCGCGCCATCGTGGCCAAGCTGCCGCTGGTCAAAGTGGAGGACGTCGACCGTACCGAGGCATGGTTCCTCCGGCACGGCGTCAAGGCGGTCTTCTTCGGCCGGATGATTCCGATCTTCCGCAGCTTCATCTCCATCCCGGCCGGCGTCGAACGGATGCCGGTGCCGATCTTCCTGCTGTACACCACGCTGGGCAGCCTGATCTGGAACACCGCCTTCGTGCTCGCCGGGTACCTGCTCGGGGAGAACTGGCACCTCGTCGAGTCGTACGTCGGCACGCTCCAGAACGTCGTCATCGTGGCCTGCGTGGGAGCGGTCGGCTGGTTCGTCGTCGGCCGGGTCCGTCGGTCACGCCGATCCGCGTCGGCGGTCGAGCCGCGTCGGGGGACGCTGTACCGGGGCGGTTGGTACCTCCCCGAGGACGATCGGTAG
- a CDS encoding LacI family DNA-binding transcriptional regulator, with amino-acid sequence MKPTLQDVANAVGVSRSTVSNAYSRPDQLSAALRAKILDAAQRLGYSGPDPTARSLRRGFVGALGVLFTSELSYAFTDPFAVRFLAGVSQAAERHATSLLLVPLPTERGRVRAAVENAAVDGFCVYCVGDEDWALQVIRDRGLPYVTTAPPADVGPTDRYVGIDERSAARSVADHVAALGHRRVALLGDAVLPDAPAGPLRLAGPADAPHPTTRGRLTGFADAFAAAGVPWSTITVLNATGNSRAAGAAAVAPVLTGEDPPTAVLACSDVLALGVLDALAAAGPRLAQPVSVTGFDDIAEAAGAGLTTVRQPAEEKGRLAAQLLLEPPAAPADGHLLLPTDLVVRTSTRPVPRS; translated from the coding sequence GTGAAGCCGACCCTGCAGGACGTCGCGAACGCCGTGGGCGTGTCCCGGAGCACCGTCTCCAACGCCTACAGCCGGCCGGACCAGCTCTCCGCGGCACTCCGGGCGAAGATCCTCGACGCCGCGCAGCGCCTCGGCTACTCCGGCCCCGACCCGACCGCCCGCTCGCTGCGGCGCGGCTTCGTCGGCGCCCTCGGTGTCCTCTTCACCTCTGAGTTGTCGTACGCCTTCACCGACCCCTTCGCGGTCCGCTTCCTAGCCGGGGTCAGCCAGGCCGCCGAGCGGCACGCCACCAGCCTGCTGCTGGTGCCGCTCCCCACCGAGCGGGGCCGGGTCCGCGCCGCCGTCGAGAACGCGGCGGTCGACGGGTTCTGCGTCTACTGCGTGGGCGACGAGGACTGGGCCCTGCAGGTCATCCGCGACCGGGGCCTGCCCTACGTCACCACCGCACCGCCGGCCGACGTCGGCCCCACCGACCGGTACGTCGGCATCGACGAGCGCTCCGCCGCCCGATCGGTGGCGGACCACGTCGCCGCCCTCGGCCACCGACGGGTCGCCCTGCTCGGCGACGCCGTGCTGCCCGACGCCCCGGCCGGGCCGCTCCGGCTGGCCGGCCCCGCGGACGCTCCCCACCCGACGACGCGCGGCCGGCTCACCGGCTTTGCCGACGCGTTCGCCGCCGCCGGCGTCCCCTGGTCCACGATCACCGTGCTCAACGCCACCGGCAACAGCCGCGCCGCCGGGGCTGCCGCCGTGGCCCCCGTCCTGACCGGCGAAGATCCGCCCACCGCCGTGCTGGCCTGCTCCGACGTGCTGGCCCTCGGGGTGCTCGACGCGCTCGCCGCGGCTGGCCCGCGGCTGGCGCAGCCCGTCTCGGTCACCGGCTTCGACGACATCGCCGAGGCGGCCGGCGCGGGGCTCACCACCGTCCGGCAACCGGCCGAGGAGAAGGGCCGGCTCGCCGCGCAGCTGCTGCTGGAGCCGCCGGCCGCCCCGGCCGACGGCCACCTCCTGCTCCCCACCGATCTCGTCGTCCGCACCTCCACCCGACCTGTCCCCAGGAGCTGA
- a CDS encoding pirin family protein produces MDRTESLPAQTLPPGAAPAEQPSVLLPGHDVPLGRYTTVRRLLPQRQRRLVGAWCFVDHFGPDDVAERPGMEVPPHPHTGLQTVTWLLDGEIMHRDSLGNVQPIRPGQLNVMTSGHGIAHSERSPATHPPVMHGVQLWVALPDPARAGAADFAHHAELPRWRDGDLDFTLLVGEVGGERSPAVVHTPLVGAQLEVRGPATARLPLRRDFEYGLLAMSGSAEVDGMSLEPGALLYLGAGRDTLVVAAAPGSRLLLLGGTPFEEPLVMWWNFVGRSHDEVAAAREDWMAGRRFGVVADDPAPPLPAPALPTTRLKARDRRGGVLG; encoded by the coding sequence GTGGACCGAACCGAATCCCTGCCTGCGCAAACCCTCCCGCCCGGCGCTGCTCCCGCCGAGCAGCCGAGCGTCCTGCTGCCCGGTCACGACGTGCCGCTCGGCCGCTACACCACGGTGCGGCGGCTGCTGCCGCAGCGGCAGCGGCGGCTGGTCGGGGCCTGGTGCTTCGTCGACCACTTCGGACCGGACGACGTCGCCGAGCGCCCCGGCATGGAGGTGCCGCCGCACCCGCACACCGGGTTGCAGACGGTCACCTGGCTGCTCGACGGCGAGATCATGCACCGGGACAGCCTGGGCAACGTGCAGCCCATCCGGCCGGGGCAGCTCAACGTGATGACCTCCGGCCACGGCATCGCCCACTCGGAACGGTCCCCGGCGACGCATCCCCCGGTGATGCACGGCGTGCAGTTGTGGGTGGCACTGCCGGATCCGGCCCGGGCCGGTGCGGCGGACTTCGCCCACCACGCGGAGTTGCCCCGGTGGCGCGACGGCGACCTGGACTTCACCCTGCTGGTCGGCGAGGTCGGCGGTGAGCGTTCCCCGGCCGTGGTGCACACCCCGCTGGTCGGCGCGCAGCTCGAGGTCCGCGGCCCGGCGACGGCCCGGCTGCCGCTGCGCCGGGACTTCGAGTACGGGCTGCTGGCGATGTCGGGCTCCGCCGAGGTGGACGGCATGTCGCTGGAGCCGGGTGCGCTGCTCTACCTGGGAGCCGGCCGGGACACCCTCGTCGTGGCGGCGGCGCCGGGCAGCCGGCTGCTGCTGCTCGGCGGCACGCCGTTCGAGGAGCCGCTGGTGATGTGGTGGAACTTCGTCGGCCGCTCGCACGACGAGGTCGCCGCGGCTCGGGAGGACTGGATGGCGGGCCGGCGGTTCGGCGTGGTCGCCGACGACCCGGCGCCTCCGCTGCCCGCCCCGGCGCTGCCGACCACCCGGCTGAAGGCCCGCGACCGGCGTGGCGGCGTCCTGGGCTGA
- a CDS encoding MazG-like family protein, with the protein MDELIWDAARAARGWLDAANGTGDTELTCRILKLTEESGEAAAAWIGVLGQNPRKGVTHTREQVAAELADVVFTALVAIESLGLDARTAVSACAAKVQARLG; encoded by the coding sequence GTGGACGAGTTGATCTGGGACGCGGCCCGGGCCGCCCGGGGCTGGCTGGACGCCGCCAACGGCACCGGCGACACGGAGTTGACGTGCCGCATCCTCAAACTCACCGAGGAGTCGGGGGAGGCGGCCGCCGCCTGGATCGGGGTGCTCGGGCAGAACCCCCGCAAGGGGGTGACGCACACTCGCGAGCAGGTCGCGGCGGAGCTGGCGGACGTCGTGTTCACGGCGCTCGTGGCGATCGAGAGTCTCGGCCTCGATGCGCGGACCGCGGTTTCGGCTTGTGCCGCCAAGGTGCAGGCTCGTCTCGGATAG
- a CDS encoding type II toxin-antitoxin system PemK/MazF family toxin: protein MAGLLRSVASRFGRLTGGTTVPARTAGPIPAQVARRRQVAALQRRELAYAPELDGQADPGEIVWTWVPYEDDPRQGKDRPVLVVGRQSRTLFGLMLSSQSERDGQRHWLALGPGEWDHDRRPSWVRLDRVLTMREDCIRREGAVLDRRRFDRVGQALRAGYGWR from the coding sequence GTGGCAGGTCTGTTGAGGAGCGTGGCGTCCCGGTTCGGTCGGCTCACCGGGGGCACGACCGTGCCGGCCCGGACCGCCGGGCCGATCCCGGCCCAGGTCGCCCGGCGGCGCCAGGTCGCCGCGCTGCAGCGGCGCGAGCTGGCGTACGCCCCGGAGCTGGACGGCCAGGCCGACCCGGGGGAGATCGTCTGGACCTGGGTCCCGTACGAGGACGACCCGCGTCAGGGCAAGGACCGGCCGGTGCTGGTGGTCGGCCGGCAGAGCCGGACGCTGTTCGGGCTGATGCTCTCCAGCCAGAGCGAGCGGGACGGGCAGCGGCACTGGCTGGCCCTCGGCCCGGGGGAGTGGGACCACGACCGGCGCCCGAGCTGGGTACGCCTCGACCGGGTGCTCACCATGCGCGAGGACTGCATCCGCCGCGAGGGCGCGGTGCTGGACCGGCGCCGGTTCGACCGGGTGGGCCAGGCGCTGCGCGCCGGTTACGGCTGGCGCTGA
- a CDS encoding helix-turn-helix domain-containing protein has translation MVPAEGGPATGPTVLRILLGSQLRRLREGAGVTRETAGWEIRSSESKISRMELGRVGFKERDVADLLTLYGVKDVEERDALLKLAREANSPGWWHRYGDVLPGWFQSYLGLEAAAALIRTYEVQFVPGLLQTPDYARAVILLGHRGAPAAEIDRRVSLRMARQDVLRRSRPPQLWAVLDEAALRRPIGGPDVMRGQLDALIEATAAPHVRLQVVQFEAGGHAAASGAFSILRFGDEELPDIVYIEQLTSAIYLDKRDDLDYYALAMERLCVEAAPPERTPELLTRIRDELYPA, from the coding sequence ATGGTGCCCGCCGAGGGAGGTCCGGCCACCGGGCCGACGGTGCTGCGCATCCTGCTCGGGTCCCAGCTGCGCCGGCTCCGCGAGGGCGCCGGGGTGACCCGGGAAACCGCCGGCTGGGAGATCCGCTCTTCCGAGTCGAAGATCAGTCGGATGGAGCTGGGTCGGGTCGGCTTCAAGGAACGCGATGTCGCCGACCTGCTCACCCTCTACGGCGTCAAGGACGTCGAGGAGCGCGACGCGCTGCTCAAGCTCGCCCGGGAGGCCAACAGCCCCGGCTGGTGGCACCGCTACGGCGACGTGCTGCCCGGCTGGTTCCAGTCCTATCTCGGCCTGGAGGCCGCCGCCGCGCTGATCCGCACGTACGAGGTGCAGTTCGTCCCCGGCCTGCTGCAGACCCCCGACTACGCCCGGGCCGTGATCCTGCTCGGCCACCGGGGCGCCCCGGCCGCGGAGATCGACCGGCGGGTGAGCCTGCGGATGGCGCGCCAGGACGTGCTACGCCGCAGCAGGCCGCCGCAGCTCTGGGCGGTGCTCGACGAGGCGGCCCTGCGCCGGCCGATCGGTGGGCCGGACGTCATGCGCGGCCAGCTCGACGCGCTGATCGAGGCCACCGCCGCGCCGCACGTCCGGCTGCAGGTGGTCCAGTTCGAGGCCGGCGGGCACGCCGCTGCCAGCGGCGCCTTCAGCATCCTCCGCTTCGGCGACGAGGAGCTGCCCGACATCGTCTACATCGAACAGCTCACCAGCGCCATCTACCTCGACAAGCGCGACGACCTCGACTACTACGCGCTGGCCATGGAGCGGCTCTGCGTGGAGGCCGCCCCGCCGGAGCGCACCCCCGAGCTGCTCACCCGGATCCGCGACGAGCTCTACCCGGCCTGA
- a CDS encoding phosphotransferase, whose amino-acid sequence MDARLAARVAEEFGLTLLTTVPVDLGADPAARLWRATTADGHDYAVKLTGGGTPAGAVVTARLVRQGVPGIAAPLTTRDGRLGAVHDGRRLTVVPWVSDERAPAGGMRPAHWRGYGALLAAAHAVPVTAELAELPREDHTHAAVAAAFRRTDRRLRAVDDAADRWTRETAGHWRAAAADLARLLAAVDRLGAELRARPAELVVCHGDPHLGNLLLGADGQVWLIDWDDAVLAPRERDLMFVIGGGPAFAPRGRVDEAAFRAGYGPVEPDPVRLAYQLGVRALDDIWSWSADAADPGRAEADRVRALRIVVELLSPLGLVSLARRALRDLGRWAD is encoded by the coding sequence GTGGACGCGCGGCTCGCCGCCCGGGTCGCCGAGGAGTTCGGGCTGACCCTGCTCACCACCGTGCCGGTGGACCTCGGCGCGGACCCGGCCGCCCGGCTGTGGCGGGCCACCACCGCCGACGGCCACGACTACGCGGTGAAACTCACCGGCGGGGGCACCCCGGCCGGCGCGGTGGTGACGGCGCGGCTCGTCCGGCAGGGCGTACCGGGCATCGCGGCACCGCTGACCACCCGGGACGGGCGGCTCGGCGCGGTCCACGACGGACGGCGGCTCACCGTGGTGCCGTGGGTCTCCGACGAACGCGCCCCCGCCGGCGGCATGCGCCCCGCCCACTGGCGCGGGTACGGCGCGCTGCTCGCCGCCGCGCACGCGGTCCCGGTCACCGCCGAGCTGGCCGAGCTGCCCCGGGAGGACCACACCCACGCCGCGGTCGCCGCGGCGTTCCGGCGGACCGACCGCCGGCTGCGCGCGGTGGACGACGCCGCGGACCGGTGGACGCGGGAGACGGCCGGCCACTGGCGGGCGGCCGCCGCCGACCTCGCGCGCCTGCTGGCGGCGGTGGACCGGCTCGGCGCGGAGCTGCGGGCCCGGCCGGCGGAGCTGGTGGTCTGCCACGGCGACCCGCACCTGGGCAACCTGCTGCTCGGCGCCGACGGGCAGGTCTGGCTGATCGACTGGGACGACGCCGTGCTGGCCCCACGGGAACGGGACCTGATGTTCGTGATCGGCGGCGGGCCGGCCTTCGCGCCGCGGGGACGGGTGGACGAGGCGGCCTTCCGGGCCGGCTACGGGCCGGTGGAACCGGATCCGGTCCGGCTCGCGTACCAGCTCGGGGTGCGGGCGCTGGACGACATCTGGAGCTGGTCGGCGGACGCGGCCGACCCCGGCCGTGCGGAGGCCGACCGGGTGCGGGCCCTGCGGATCGTGGTCGAGCTGCTGTCGCCACTGGGTCTGGTCAGCCTGGCTCGACGCGCGCTGCGCGACCTGGGCCGCTGGGCGGACTGA
- a CDS encoding serine/threonine-protein kinase, with translation MSPFTPSLRLHDRYVLRERIGLGGMSEVWRADDEVLHRPVAVKALATQLAADPQLRATIQREARAAARLTHPHVTQVYDYGEATLPDRSVVPYLVMELVEGRTLADRLAGGPLAWPEAVRLAGQVAAALAAAHKLGVVHRDIKPGNVMLTETGAKVLDFGIATLAGPRHPLAGQTGELMMGTPAYFAPERMTPGPANPASDVYALGALLYRTLTGRAPLPVQTWDDVLDVQARRPAVPPLRIPGLPADLAELTLACLSVDPARRPTAAQLAARFGGGPPADPPTAIMPTLAPPEHSPTLIDRAAAPVRPVPPSAPHPPARSNRLIGVLVAAGLVLLLGLIGTLLLNDDAKSPTDAGPAASAPAAEPATESSAAPEPATTEPTTTQPAPATLRELAAQFADLLDQAVADGQLDPKTANDLREKAAELDRGKPKDRAKRVEDLRERIDEAADHDKIDDGTAAALQQLLDLYGQLRGNGRDQG, from the coding sequence ATGTCGCCGTTCACGCCCTCGCTGCGCCTGCACGATCGGTACGTCCTGCGCGAGCGCATCGGGCTCGGCGGGATGTCCGAGGTGTGGCGCGCCGACGACGAGGTGCTGCACCGCCCCGTGGCGGTCAAGGCCCTCGCGACGCAACTCGCCGCCGACCCGCAGCTGCGCGCCACCATCCAGCGCGAGGCCCGGGCCGCGGCCCGGCTCACCCACCCACACGTCACCCAGGTGTACGACTACGGCGAGGCGACGCTGCCCGACCGCTCGGTGGTGCCCTACCTGGTGATGGAGCTGGTGGAGGGGCGCACCCTGGCCGACCGGCTGGCCGGCGGCCCGCTCGCCTGGCCGGAGGCGGTCCGGCTGGCCGGCCAGGTCGCCGCCGCGCTGGCCGCCGCGCACAAGCTCGGCGTGGTGCACCGCGACATCAAGCCCGGCAACGTGATGCTCACCGAGACCGGCGCCAAGGTGCTCGACTTCGGCATCGCCACGCTCGCCGGGCCGCGCCACCCCCTCGCCGGCCAGACCGGCGAGCTGATGATGGGGACCCCGGCCTACTTCGCCCCGGAGCGGATGACGCCCGGCCCGGCCAACCCGGCCAGCGACGTGTACGCCCTCGGCGCGCTGCTCTACCGCACCCTCACCGGGCGGGCCCCGCTGCCCGTGCAGACCTGGGACGACGTGCTCGACGTGCAGGCCCGGCGGCCCGCGGTGCCGCCGCTGCGGATCCCCGGGCTCCCCGCCGACCTGGCCGAGCTCACCCTGGCCTGCCTCTCCGTGGACCCGGCCCGCCGACCCACCGCCGCCCAGCTCGCCGCCCGGTTCGGCGGCGGCCCGCCGGCCGACCCGCCGACCGCGATCATGCCCACGCTGGCCCCGCCCGAGCACTCGCCGACCCTGATCGACCGGGCGGCCGCGCCGGTGCGTCCCGTGCCGCCGTCGGCGCCGCACCCGCCCGCCCGGTCCAACCGGCTGATCGGCGTGCTGGTCGCGGCCGGGCTGGTACTGCTGCTCGGCCTGATCGGCACGCTGCTGCTCAACGACGACGCCAAGTCGCCGACGGATGCCGGGCCGGCCGCCTCGGCCCCCGCGGCGGAGCCGGCGACGGAGTCGTCCGCCGCGCCCGAGCCGGCCACCACCGAGCCCACCACCACCCAGCCGGCTCCGGCGACGCTGCGGGAGCTCGCCGCGCAGTTCGCCGATCTGCTCGACCAGGCCGTGGCGGACGGCCAGCTCGACCCGAAGACCGCGAACGACCTCCGGGAGAAGGCGGCCGAGCTGGACCGGGGCAAGCCCAAGGACCGGGCCAAGCGGGTCGAGGACCTGCGCGAGCGGATCGACGAGGCCGCCGACCACGACAAGATCGACGACGGGACCGCCGCCGCGCTCCAGCAGCTGCTCGACCTGTACGGGCAACTGCGCGGCAACGGCCGCGACCAGGGCTGA
- a CDS encoding DUF397 domain-containing protein yields MQQPQNGVPTSQLPPLRWQKSRRSNPSGNCVELARLPGGAGIAVRNSRHPEGPALVYTVDEIAAFVLGARDGDFDNLIADRRSR; encoded by the coding sequence ATGCAGCAGCCTCAGAACGGCGTACCCACCAGCCAGTTGCCGCCGTTGCGATGGCAGAAGAGTCGCCGGAGCAATCCCAGCGGCAACTGCGTCGAGCTGGCCCGACTGCCCGGCGGGGCCGGCATCGCGGTGCGCAACTCCCGGCACCCGGAGGGCCCGGCGCTCGTCTACACAGTGGACGAGATCGCCGCGTTCGTGCTCGGCGCCCGGGACGGCGACTTCGACAACCTCATCGCCGACCGCCGATCCCGCTGA
- the gdhA gene encoding NADP-specific glutamate dehydrogenase, with product MFASVVKRNPGEPEFHQAVREVLESIGPALARHPDYTHARIIERICEPERQVIFRVPWEDDHGRVRVNRGFRVEFNSALGPFKGGLRFHPSVYLGIVKFLGFEQIFKNALTGLPIGGGKGGADFDPKGRSDREVMRFCQSFMTELYRHIGAQTDVPAGDVGVGGREIGYLFGQYKRITNRYESGVLTGKGLGYGGAQVRREATGYGAVFFAEEMLKQTGDSLDGKRVAVSGSGNVAIYAIEKVHQLGGRVVACSDSDGYVLDEKGIDLELLRELKEERRARLDGYVRHVPHAVAASGRTVWEVPCDLALPCATQNEIGGAEAAALVAGGCVAVVEGANMPTTPEAVRILGRAGVRFAPGKAANAGGVAVSALEMQQNASRDSWTFAQSEQRLRETMRDIHARCWATAEEYGLPGDYVAGANINGFRRVAEAMLAHGLV from the coding sequence GTGTTCGCGAGCGTAGTCAAGCGGAACCCTGGTGAGCCCGAGTTCCACCAGGCGGTACGGGAGGTGCTGGAGAGCATCGGCCCGGCCCTGGCTCGTCACCCCGACTACACGCACGCCCGGATCATCGAGCGGATCTGCGAGCCGGAGCGGCAGGTCATCTTCCGGGTGCCGTGGGAGGACGACCACGGCCGGGTCCGGGTGAACCGTGGTTTCCGGGTGGAGTTCAACAGCGCGCTCGGCCCGTTCAAGGGCGGCCTGCGCTTCCACCCGTCGGTCTACCTGGGCATCGTGAAGTTCCTCGGCTTCGAGCAGATCTTCAAGAACGCGTTGACCGGCCTGCCGATCGGCGGCGGCAAGGGTGGCGCGGACTTCGACCCGAAGGGCCGCTCGGACCGGGAGGTGATGCGCTTCTGTCAGAGCTTCATGACGGAGCTGTACCGCCACATCGGCGCGCAGACGGACGTGCCGGCCGGGGACGTCGGGGTGGGCGGCCGGGAGATCGGCTACCTGTTCGGGCAGTACAAGCGGATCACCAACCGGTACGAGTCGGGGGTGCTCACCGGCAAGGGCCTGGGGTACGGGGGCGCGCAGGTGCGGCGGGAGGCGACCGGGTACGGGGCGGTCTTCTTCGCCGAGGAGATGCTGAAGCAGACCGGGGACAGCCTGGACGGCAAGCGGGTGGCGGTGTCGGGCTCGGGCAACGTGGCCATCTACGCGATCGAGAAGGTGCACCAGCTCGGCGGCAGAGTGGTGGCCTGTTCGGACTCGGACGGGTACGTGCTGGACGAGAAGGGCATCGACCTGGAGCTGCTGCGGGAGCTGAAAGAGGAGCGCCGGGCCCGGCTCGACGGCTACGTCCGGCACGTGCCGCACGCGGTGGCGGCCTCCGGTCGTACCGTCTGGGAGGTGCCCTGCGATCTGGCGCTGCCCTGCGCGACGCAGAACGAGATCGGCGGGGCGGAGGCTGCGGCGCTGGTGGCCGGCGGCTGTGTCGCGGTGGTGGAGGGGGCGAACATGCCCACCACCCCGGAGGCGGTGCGCATCCTGGGCCGGGCCGGGGTGCGGTTCGCCCCGGGCAAAGCGGCCAACGCGGGCGGCGTGGCGGTGAGCGCGCTGGAGATGCAGCAGAACGCCAGCCGGGACTCGTGGACGTTCGCCCAGTCGGAGCAGCGGTTGCGGGAGACGATGCGGGACATCCACGCCCGCTGCTGGGCCACCGCGGAGGAGTACGGCCTGCCGGGCGACTACGTGGCCGGCGCGAACATCAACGGTTTCCGCCGGGTGGCGGAGGCGATGCTGGCGCACGGCCTGGTGTGA
- a CDS encoding alpha/beta hydrolase family protein has product MLTSPTRLARRLLAAGATLTLAVGLAGAAPAAATDRDDDGGQPLPGYTISNPPLAPLIVDGATTTVRQGVHEHAGFIIETPARWNGELVMWAHGYRGQGAVLSPEPPGYDLRQRMLQQGYAWASSSYDHNGYDIRSGVLSTRALADLFADTVRRPKRVYLAGVSMGGHIIGRSLEQYPGYYDGALPMCGVLGDHELFDFFLDYNLVAQALTGVRAYPTPDDYLTDAVPRIQVALGLAGLRPGGPDTTNDLGKELRAITVARSGGQRPGADAAFAVWKDFLFSIATTNGGDSPAQRPGQLATNLLTRYSPNSPVDVNTSVQRVAPEDLRQRLSPTLTEVPRISGRPTAPVLGLHDLGDLFVPFSMEQAYARDAAWHGRSGLVVQRAVRAAQHCEFSPAEAGAAWDDLVSWVRTGQRPAGDAVTDPQAVAAPDFGCRFSDRAAWATGSGTRRLYAPC; this is encoded by the coding sequence ATGCTGACCTCACCCACCCGCCTGGCCCGCCGGCTGCTCGCCGCCGGCGCCACCCTCACCCTCGCGGTCGGTCTCGCCGGCGCGGCACCGGCCGCCGCCACCGACCGCGACGACGACGGCGGCCAGCCGCTGCCCGGCTACACCATCAGCAACCCGCCGCTCGCGCCGCTGATCGTCGACGGCGCCACCACCACCGTCCGCCAGGGCGTGCACGAGCACGCCGGCTTCATCATCGAGACCCCCGCCCGGTGGAACGGTGAACTCGTCATGTGGGCGCACGGCTACCGCGGCCAGGGCGCCGTCCTCTCCCCCGAGCCGCCCGGCTACGACCTGCGCCAACGGATGCTCCAACAGGGGTACGCGTGGGCGTCGTCCTCGTACGACCACAACGGCTACGACATCCGCTCCGGGGTGCTGAGCACCCGGGCGCTGGCCGACCTCTTCGCTGACACGGTGCGGCGGCCGAAGCGGGTCTACCTGGCCGGGGTGTCGATGGGCGGGCACATCATCGGCCGCTCGCTGGAGCAGTACCCCGGCTATTACGACGGCGCGCTGCCGATGTGCGGGGTGCTCGGTGACCACGAGCTGTTCGACTTCTTCCTGGACTACAACCTGGTCGCGCAGGCCCTCACGGGAGTGCGCGCCTACCCGACGCCGGACGACTACCTCACCGACGCGGTGCCCCGGATCCAGGTCGCGCTCGGCCTCGCCGGCCTCCGGCCGGGCGGCCCGGACACCACCAACGACCTGGGCAAGGAACTGCGCGCCATCACCGTCGCCCGGTCCGGCGGGCAGCGCCCCGGCGCGGACGCCGCCTTCGCGGTCTGGAAGGACTTCCTCTTCAGCATCGCCACCACCAACGGCGGTGACTCCCCCGCCCAGCGGCCCGGCCAGCTCGCCACCAACCTGCTCACCCGGTACTCACCGAACAGCCCGGTGGACGTCAACACCAGCGTCCAGCGGGTCGCCCCGGAGGACCTGCGGCAGCGGCTGTCCCCGACGCTGACCGAGGTGCCGCGGATCAGCGGCCGCCCCACCGCGCCGGTGCTCGGCCTGCACGACCTCGGCGACCTGTTCGTGCCGTTCAGCATGGAACAGGCCTACGCCCGGGACGCGGCGTGGCACGGCCGTAGCGGCCTCGTGGTCCAGCGGGCTGTCCGCGCCGCGCAGCACTGCGAGTTCAGCCCGGCCGAGGCCGGCGCCGCCTGGGACGACCTCGTTTCCTGGGTACGCACCGGGCAGCGGCCGGCCGGCGACGCGGTCACCGATCCTCAGGCGGTGGCAGCACCGGACTTCGGCTGCCGGTTCAGCGATCGGGCGGCTTGGGCTACGGGGTCCGGGACCCGGCGGTTGTACGCGCCCTGCTGA